The sequence GCGCGTACTTATCAACAGGTTCCGATTGCGATCACGGTGGAAGGGGCAAATATCCTGACGCGCTGTCTGATTATTTTCGGACAGGGGGCGATACGTTGTCATCCCTATGTGCTGAAAGAAATGACCGCTGCAGGGGAGCCGGACGAGGCCAAAGCGCTACAAGATTTCGATCAGGCTTTTTTCGGACATTGCAGTTTTGTTTTCGCTAATTTCGCCCGCACCCTGTTGGGTGGAATCTCGGCAGGAACGTGGTTGCCTGCGCCCAAAGCCGCACCGGTCGAGCTGCGCCATTTTTATCGTGCGGTGAATCGACTGTCAGCGGCATTTGCGTTATTGAGCGATGCATCGATGTTTGTTCTGGGCGGTTCGCTCAAATTCCGAGAACGGATTTCGGCCAGATTAGGTGATGTGCTATCGCAACTCTATCTGGTGTCGAGTGTCCTGAAGCGTTATGAAGACGACGGTCGTCAACAAGACGATTTGCCCTATGTGCATTGGGCTGCACAGGATGCGTTGCATCAGGCGCAAGAGGCCTGTCTGGGTGTGTTGGCGAACTATCCGAACCGCGTTTTGGCATGGTTGTTGCGGCTGGTTGCCTTTCCGTTCGGGCTGTCTTATTGCAAGCCATCTGATGCGCTCGACAGCACGCTGGCACGTGCGATGCAAACCGATGGCCCCGGCCGTGACCGCCTGATCGCCGATATTTTCTTACCGGAGCCTACGCAATCGCCAACTGCTTATGGCGAACTGGCGTTTAAGTTAATCCCCGCAGTGAATGCAATTGAAGCCCGCCTGAAGCCAGCGATCAGGGAGGGCGCTCTGGCACCGATACCGCAAAGTTTGATAGAAATGCACGAATGGATAGAGGTGGCATTGGTCGGGGGATTTATTACCGAGGAGGAGAATGCGGTATTAAGCGATTTTGCGCATTGTGGTGACATCAGTGTGCAGGTTGATGATTTTCCGCAAGATTTGAATCGGCTTGAGGCACTTCAAAAAAGGCATCAACTGAGCCAGCTTCAGCAATATCATCAATGATGGCGCATCGGATCGAATGGCGCGGTCAGAGGGGGGGAATCGACCGCTTATTCAGCAAATTAGTGCAGCAAATTCGTCTGACGGGAACTGCAGGAAAAGAGCCAAAAACAGCAGCAAATAAGGCGCAGATAAAACGTAAAGATCACGGCAAGAGAAATACCAACGATAGTCTTAAATAGAAACTAATCATGACCACACTCACAAAAATGGGCGTCCGATTGCGTCCCCTGGAACGCAACGACCTGCATTTCGTCCATCAACTCGACAACAACAGTCACATCATGCGGTATTGGTTCGAAGAGCCGTATGAAGCCTATGTCGAGCTGGTGCAACTCTACGATCAACACGTTCACGATCAGGGCGAACGGCGATTTATCCTTGAGAGCGACGCCAGTGAAATGGTCGGATTGGTGGAGTTGGTGGAAATCAATTATATTCACCGCCGCGCAGAATTTCAGATCATCGTCGCGCCCGCAGCGCAGGGGAAAGGGTATGCAGAACTTGCTTGCCGGCTAGCGATTGAATACGCATTTTGCGTGCTCAATCTTTATAAACTTTATCTTTACGTCGATAAAGAGAATCACAAGGCGATTCATATTTACGATAAATGCGGTTTCGCACTTGAGAGCGAATTACGTAGCGAATTTTTCGTCAACGGTGAATATCGCGATGCGATTCGAATGTGCATGTTTCAAGTCGAATATCTGGAAAAGCGTCAGCGGTGAGTAAAGGACACTAGAGCGTTGAATCGGTGAATATCGTTGAATCGTTGAATCGTTGAATCAACGGACCGTTGATTTGCCCGCGAAAGACTGGCGGACCCATCAACGGCGAGTCGCTGAATAACGCGCTACCTCGGACAGATTCTGCGGCCGGGTACCTAATTGATACCAGGCTGCGCACTCCTTGGACGATGCTGATAGGCCTTAGTCCCTTTCAGGCGCGATCATTTCGACATAATCGTACAGCTCTCCCAGTATCTCCTCGCCGCGCTCGTCGGCGGTCTCTGACAGGGCATCGATTGAGGCAAAAAAGTCATCGATATTCCGTGCGCCGCCTTTGCCGTCAAACAGACGTGCGGCACGATGCTCTTCCCATCGCTGAGTTTCTGGTTCCGATAAGGTTTGTGGGAAATTCCTGGCGCGATACCGGAACAACAATTCTTCCAGCCGCAGATCGTCAAATTGTGGCGTTGCGAGAGCCAGTTTTTGTGGGGGCATGGCCCTTAAATCAGTCAGAGTGCGGCGATCCCCATTTCCAATAAAGCCGCCGTATAAATCTTCATCGACATCCATCGGGCCTTCAGCGGGGCGCTGGAATACTTGCTTCCATAGCATAGTCAGATCCGGCGCGCGCGCGGCGATTTCGGCGTGCGACAGCGCTAGTGCGCGGTCAACACCCCATTTGGCGGTCATTTCCGGTGACAGCGTTTTCAAATTACCGATGACCATAGGCGATTTGTTCATGTGTATGGACTTCAACGGCAAGCGGGTCATTCCCTCCGGTAAATCCGCGGTTTTACTAAACAGCCGTGTGCGCACGATGTCTGGATCCAGGTCGAATAATTCACTTGGATCAAAAGCCAGATTCCAGGCCAAAATCTCATTCTTGTTGGTTGGATGCACCCCTAGCGGCCACATTAAGGCCACGCACCCTTGCTCCGCCGGAAACATGCCAGAAATATGCAGGAACGGTTTTTTTGTGGTCAGGCCCAGCTCAACAGCGACCCGGTCTTTTTTATGTAGCCCAAGACAAAACTCGAATAATTTGGGTTGATGTTCACGGATCAACCGGGCCAGAGCGATGGTGGCGCGAACGTCCGACAGCGCGTCATGCGCAGCTTCATGGCTCAGCCCATTGGCGGCGGTTAGATGTTCCAGGCGAAAACTAGGCCGACCTTCGTCGTTGATGGGCCACGTTATGCCATCCGGGCGCAGCGCATAGGCAGTCCGCACAACATCCAGGATATCCCAGCGCCCGCAATTATTTTGCCATTCGCGGGCGTAAGGATCAATCAGATTGCGCCAGAACATGAAACGTGTGATTTCATCGTCGAAACGAATCGTGTTGTATCCGACACCGATCGTGCCTTCTTTGGAAAAAGCGCGTTCAATCTCGGCCGCAAATTGAAATTCCGGAACACCGCGCTCAAGGCATTGCTGTGGCGTGATATGCGTGATCAGGCAAGATTGCGGATCAGGCAAAAAATCTGGTGCGGGTTTGCAATAAAGCATGATCGGATCGCCGATTTCGTTCAATTCGGCATCTGTGCGAATCGCGGCAAATTGCGCCGGGCGGTCACGTCGCGGTTGTGCCCCAAAAGTTTCGTAGTCGTGCCAGAGAAAGGTGTGATTGGACATCAATAGTGGTTTTGAATGGGAGGGTTGAGCAGAAATAAAAGAGTAAGTGTCGCACAACGAATAGGGCTTTTATATCAAAACCCCTTTTTATACAACAATTGAAGCATCCTACTAAAAACGATGAAAAAGGTGAATTAGCCCACGGAATTCATCAAGCTGATAACTGCTATTGCGATTCGAAATTGGCGTTTTTCCCTGTAAACGCTATTGTGATGGTGCGCCGCAACAATTGTATGCCGTTTGCGGTAATTACTGAAACAGGAAAATATCATGTCTACGATGACCATTAGCAGCACCAATGCAACACAACCAAGCAGCATTTTTAGCACTATCGCATCCTTCTTCAAGCGCATCGGTAACGCGTATGAACTATCGGAAGCAGCTCGTAAAGAAGCGTATTTGTCCGAAGCCGCCGATTTGTATGATCTGGAATACCGCATTCGTCAACTGGATCGCGAAACTGTACAGTCAGCAGCCTGGATGAAGGGTTACTAATCTTTTTTGATTAGTGATTAGCACTACAGGAACAACTTTCCTGAAGAAGATGCAGTATAAAGTATCAGTTTGCATGGTCGTACGTTTTGTTGAGCTCCAATGGCGCAGTTGATTCGAAGATCGGCATCGATCGCCAACAACGGCAACCGCAATCAGTCAGATGTGCAACACGTGATCGCAACCGCGTACCCGGTATTCCTTAGGGCACGCTTTGCTGACCATCGTTGCAGATCCTGATGAAACTTACCTGACTGTCTTAGTTCGACTTTGCCAACAGCGAGAAATGCTCGACTGTTGGCGGTACGGCAAAAAACGGTCCAACAATTCCCCGCCACTCGGCAAATGCTGCAGACTCGCGAAAATCTATTGTGTGGTTTTCCAATGTCTCCCAATAAATCATCACTACGTAACGTTCTGGTGAATCAATTCCCTTGTTTATTTTGAAGCCCGAAAAGCCTTTGGCTTTACTGATTACTTCCGTCAAGCCACGTTGAATCGCTATATCAAAATCGGCCTGCTTGCCAGGTTGGATGCGGATGTCTGCGAGTTCAAGAATCATGTTGCCTCCGTATATTAGGTGAGAGTCTAGTTGAGAGTCTAGGTGTGAATCGAAACACGATTGTCGCATTTTTTGCCGCATCCCCGAGTGCGCGCCCGTGATTTGGTGCTTGAATGCGATAAAGGGTTGAATTATTTGGCACAATTATGACTGGCATAGATTTTGCTGGCATTATTCAAGCTTGATTCAGATTGGGAGCGCTTAAAAATCGCTCTCCTGATAGTTTCAACATCGGTCTAATGATCTTTAATTAGCGGCATGCACATTAAAATAATTCCTTCACACCATTCATCGGGGTTCACAATGAAATTCAAGAAAATATTGTTGCTGTCGTCTGTTTATGTTTTTGCGATGGCCGTTCAAAACGCCCACGCGGATGCGTTGGCGGATATTCAGAAGTCGGGCGTTTTGCGTATCGCAGTGCCACAAGATTTTCCTCCGTATGGATCGGTTACCTCCGATATGCAACTGCAAGGATTGGATATCGATGTCGCGAAATTGTTAGCCAAAGGTCTTGGAGTGAAGGCTGAGTTGATTCCAGTTGGCACCGCCAATCGGATGGCTTATCTGCAAACGCACAAGGCAGACTTAGTGGTCTCATCACTAGGGAAAAATGCGGAACGTGAAAAAGTCATTAGTTTTTCCCAGCCTTATGCACCGTTCAACAATAGCCTTTATGGTGCACCGGATATCAAAGTGGCGAACGCTGCCGATCTGGCCAATCAAACGGTCGGGGTTGCGCGTGGCACCTTTGAAGATACTTTGCTATCGGATAGTGTTCCCAAAAGCACCGTTATGAAGCGCTATGAAGACAATAACACCTTAATTTCTGCCTATATTTCTGGACAAGTAAAGTTGATCGGTACCGGCGACTTTGTTGCGGTCGCCATCGGTGAAAAAGATCCGAAGCATAAACCGGTGATCAAATATGTCATCAAGGAATCCAAATGCCTGGTTGGCATGAATCTGGAGGAGCCTGCTTTGATGGCGAAGGTCAATGACGTGCTGACGAAAGCGAAAAAATCGGGCGAATTGAACGCTATGGTAAAAAAATGGCTCAATGTGCCATTACCCGAAAAATTGGCAAACGCCTTTGAGTAATGCGTAAAGACTAAGACAAAATTTCCCTAGCGGCGGGCTGCTTTCGCTGCTGGGGTCTGGTGCGTCAATCCCAAAGATTATTCACATTTCTTGCATCATCAGGCCGAACCGGTTTTGCTTGAAAAATTACGTGCGCTTTGGGATCGCCAGGCCTTTGATTACCGCAGGGCGCGCGACGAAGTTAGTTAGAGCGCGGGTGACATGCGGGAAATCGGTGATTCCTACGAGATCGGCTGCTTCATAAAAACCAATTAAATTACGAACCCATGGAAAGATCGCGATGTCGGCGATGGTGTAGTCATCGCCCATCACCCACAGGCGGTCGGCAAGGCGGCGATTCAGCACATCCAGCAGACGTTTGGATTCTGCGACATAACGATCCCTAGGACGCTTGTCTTCGTATTCTTTGCCAGCGAATTTATTAAAGAAACCCAGCTGGCCAAACATAGGACCGATCCCGCCAATCTGAAACATCAGCCATTGGATGGTCTCATAGCGCCCAGCTGCATCTTGCGGCATGAATTGTCCGCTTTTTTCCGCAAGATAAATCAGAATGGCACCGGACTCGAACAACGCTAACGGTTTGCCATCGGGACCGTTGGGGTCAAGGATCGCTGGGATTTTATTGTTCGGATTAAGCGATAGAAACTCCGGCGACGTTTGATCGTTGGTTTCGAAGTTAACCAGATGGTCCTCGTAAGCCAGGCCCGTTTCTTCCAGCATGATCGATGCCTTGACACCGTTCGGCGTTGGTAGCGAGTACAGTTGAATCCGGTTAGGATGCCGGGCTGGCCATTTTTGAGTTATCGGGTAGGTAGAAAGATCGGCCATAGTGTGTCCTTTAGGGTTTATTGGGTGGATTGCAAAAGCGAAAGAAAATGCAAATGCAAAAAATCAACGTCATCAATCTCGGAAAGGCTATCGACCTTGCGACAGCCGTATAGAATAGTGGAATAGCTATCTTCCGGGAAGTTTGGGCGGAAGCGTCTGGCGTATCCAGCATCTGTCTATTTTGGCACATTTCCTTTTAGGTGATCTTTTATGTATCTCCCCAAACATTTTGCCGAGCCCGGCGTCGACGTGATGCACAATCTTATGCGTGCGCATCCTTTATCGACGTTAATTACAATGACCGCAGAGGGGATAGAGGCCAACCATATTCCGTTGCTGTTATCCGCACAACCGGGCCCATTCGGCACCTTGCACGGGCACGTGGCGCGGGCCAATCCACTATGGCGGGACCATCAAAAAGACAGCGAAGTACTGGCGGTGTTCAGCGGCCCGAATGCCTATATTTCGCCGAATTGGTATGCCACCAAAAAAGAGCACGGTAAAGTCGTTCCCACCTGGAACTATGCGGTAACGCATGCGTACGGCACCTTGCGGGTGATTGACGATGCAGTATGGCTACGCGCACATCTGACGGCCCTGACCGCCCACCACGAAGCGAATTTACCGCAGCCCTGGGCGGTTGAAGACGCGCCTTACGACTACACCGAGAAGATGATCACGGCCGTTGTCGGCATAGAAATCACGATTACCCGACTCATTGGCAAATGGAAAGTCAGTCAAAATCAGCCAGCTAACAATCGGGAGACTGTCATTCAGGTTCTGAATACCAGCGGCGATGCGCAAGCGGCTTGTATGGCAGCGCTCATTCGTACTGCAGCCGAAAAAGGTTAAGACGAGAGCGCAATCAGCTGATATTCATCGATCATATTGATGAAATACGCGAGGATCTGGCCCCGACAAGCGTGTCCTTGTGATGATGAGCAACATATAAACTTTGTTTATTTGGCTTCGATTGCCTATGCTATAGACATCACTTATAGGTGAAGGAGATGGTTATGTTAGCCCGACAAAGACTCTATTTTATGTTGCCCGATGTGGCGAGCGCGCGTGGCATGCTGGACGAGTTGCTGCTTGCGCGTATTGAGATCAGGCACATGCATTTTTGGGCGGCTGAAGGAACGCTGCCGGATGACATGCCCGACGCAAATGTCTGGCATAAGACAGATCTGACGCACGGCGCGCAAAACGGCATGATCATGGGCGGAGTGATGGGTTTTCTGGGTGGTATATGGCTGGTCTATTTCCCTCCTGAATGGATTCATCTGAATATGCTGGCGATTGTAGTGGCGACGGTTGCGGGGATCATTCTTGGTGGCTGGATGTCGGGAATGGCGGCGGCAGCGTTACCGAATTCGCGTCTGGAAAATTTTCAGAAGGATATCGCCAGCGGAAAAGTATTGTTATTGGTCGATGTACCATTTAAAAAGGTACACGCCATCGAAGATTTAATCGAAAAACGTCATCCTGAAGCCAAATTTGGTGGCGTCGAATCGCACATTCCGGTCTTTCCTTGATTGGGATCGCATGGGGGTGGGGGAACTAAAAACCTCGAATGATTTGTTCGAGGTTTTTTTTGCGTCCGTATTTTGCGTCGGCCATCTTGATTTTATCTATTTATTCGATTTAAGCTTCATTCCATGACATCGCGCTACGGCAAGTCATCAAACAGTCCGGCAGCGCGGCGCATGGAATCGTCTTTCGCAATACGGTTATTTGCGATGGCTTGCCGCTTGGCACCGGGGTCATCAAAATCGTGGGTTGCGCCGTCGTACCAAACGACCTCGACGCGTTTGGTATCGTGACCTTTGCTCTCCATGGAGCGGGTATTGCGCAATATATTCGCGCAGACGGAGGGCGATACTTCCTCGTCGTCAGAACCCAAAAAAATCCATATCGGCGAGTTTGCCTGATAGCGCTGCGACGCCAGCGCCCGCGGGCCGCAGCCCGGATAAAAGACCAATGCAGCGCGAAATTCCGGGGCGGCCGATGCGGCGTTACTTTGGGTTTGACGAAGCATCACGTTTAAAGCAGTGCTGCCACCGTTCGACCATCCCTGCAGCATCACGTGATTGGGTAATATATCCTTACGTTGCACCAGATAGGTCAGTGCCCCAGTCGCATCCAGAGGCCGCACCGTCAACTCATTGACGGCATCACGATCCGGCTCGCCATGGGTGCCTCGACCGTACCCATGGCCTCGACCTCGCGGCCCGAAACTATCTACATGTAATGCGACATAGCCATGCGTAGCCCAATATTCACCCCACATCATGTGACGTTTGGATAGATTTGTGCCGTCGCAGGGTGATTTTTGATCACGTCCGACCTGGCTGCACGCGGCATTGATATTCGCCGAATAGGGACCGCCCCGGCCATGCAGCATGACGACCGCAGGATAGGGGCCGGGCGTGACTGGCATGAACAGATAGCCTACCAGTTCAGTCTTGCCATCGGCGCTGGGAAAATACACGGTCTGCGGTATCGGCGTTTGCGCGTATGCGGGCAGTGTAGGAACGCAACTCATCATCAGGAGCGCCATTGTCACTCGCAGATACGCTGTTGCATCACGCCATTGGCATAGGCGCTTAATACTCATTTAATACTCATTTAATGCCCACTTAATCCGCACTTAGTGCTGACTTAATCGTCATCTACTACTCAACTCGAGAATTGAACCGCACATTGTTTTTCCAGTTACTGTTTGTATGGAGACGCTCAATGACTACCCCGGATCCCAGCCATCATGGTTCATCCGGGAATACTGTGCGGCGTACGATTTTTAACGGGCCATGCATTCTTAACCTGACCCCGACGGCACCGTTTTTTATCAATGGACGTATTTGGATAGTCCAT is a genomic window of Glaciimonas sp. PAMC28666 containing:
- the speG gene encoding spermidine N1-acetyltransferase, which codes for MGVRLRPLERNDLHFVHQLDNNSHIMRYWFEEPYEAYVELVQLYDQHVHDQGERRFILESDASEMVGLVELVEINYIHRRAEFQIIVAPAAQGKGYAELACRLAIEYAFCVLNLYKLYLYVDKENHKAIHIYDKCGFALESELRSEFFVNGEYRDAIRMCMFQVEYLEKRQR
- the sbcB gene encoding exodeoxyribonuclease I, with translation MSNHTFLWHDYETFGAQPRRDRPAQFAAIRTDAELNEIGDPIMLYCKPAPDFLPDPQSCLITHITPQQCLERGVPEFQFAAEIERAFSKEGTIGVGYNTIRFDDEITRFMFWRNLIDPYAREWQNNCGRWDILDVVRTAYALRPDGITWPINDEGRPSFRLEHLTAANGLSHEAAHDALSDVRATIALARLIREHQPKLFEFCLGLHKKDRVAVELGLTTKKPFLHISGMFPAEQGCVALMWPLGVHPTNKNEILAWNLAFDPSELFDLDPDIVRTRLFSKTADLPEGMTRLPLKSIHMNKSPMVIGNLKTLSPEMTAKWGVDRALALSHAEIAARAPDLTMLWKQVFQRPAEGPMDVDEDLYGGFIGNGDRRTLTDLRAMPPQKLALATPQFDDLRLEELLFRYRARNFPQTLSEPETQRWEEHRAARLFDGKGGARNIDDFFASIDALSETADERGEEILGELYDYVEMIAPERD
- a CDS encoding DUF3563 family protein, encoding MSTMTISSTNATQPSSIFSTIASFFKRIGNAYELSEAARKEAYLSEAADLYDLEYRIRQLDRETVQSAAWMKGY
- a CDS encoding antibiotic biosynthesis monooxygenase, with amino-acid sequence MILELADIRIQPGKQADFDIAIQRGLTEVISKAKGFSGFKINKGIDSPERYVVMIYWETLENHTIDFRESAAFAEWRGIVGPFFAVPPTVEHFSLLAKSN
- a CDS encoding transporter substrate-binding domain-containing protein; the encoded protein is MKFKKILLLSSVYVFAMAVQNAHADALADIQKSGVLRIAVPQDFPPYGSVTSDMQLQGLDIDVAKLLAKGLGVKAELIPVGTANRMAYLQTHKADLVVSSLGKNAEREKVISFSQPYAPFNNSLYGAPDIKVANAADLANQTVGVARGTFEDTLLSDSVPKSTVMKRYEDNNTLISAYISGQVKLIGTGDFVAVAIGEKDPKHKPVIKYVIKESKCLVGMNLEEPALMAKVNDVLTKAKKSGELNAMVKKWLNVPLPEKLANAFE
- a CDS encoding glutathione S-transferase C-terminal domain-containing protein → MADLSTYPITQKWPARHPNRIQLYSLPTPNGVKASIMLEETGLAYEDHLVNFETNDQTSPEFLSLNPNNKIPAILDPNGPDGKPLALFESGAILIYLAEKSGQFMPQDAAGRYETIQWLMFQIGGIGPMFGQLGFFNKFAGKEYEDKRPRDRYVAESKRLLDVLNRRLADRLWVMGDDYTIADIAIFPWVRNLIGFYEAADLVGITDFPHVTRALTNFVARPAVIKGLAIPKRT
- a CDS encoding FMN-binding negative transcriptional regulator: MYLPKHFAEPGVDVMHNLMRAHPLSTLITMTAEGIEANHIPLLLSAQPGPFGTLHGHVARANPLWRDHQKDSEVLAVFSGPNAYISPNWYATKKEHGKVVPTWNYAVTHAYGTLRVIDDAVWLRAHLTALTAHHEANLPQPWAVEDAPYDYTEKMITAVVGIEITITRLIGKWKVSQNQPANNRETVIQVLNTSGDAQAACMAALIRTAAEKG
- a CDS encoding DUF1269 domain-containing protein, whose protein sequence is MLARQRLYFMLPDVASARGMLDELLLARIEIRHMHFWAAEGTLPDDMPDANVWHKTDLTHGAQNGMIMGGVMGFLGGIWLVYFPPEWIHLNMLAIVVATVAGIILGGWMSGMAAAALPNSRLENFQKDIASGKVLLLVDVPFKKVHAIEDLIEKRHPEAKFGGVESHIPVFP
- a CDS encoding dienelactone hydrolase family protein, with product MSIKRLCQWRDATAYLRVTMALLMMSCVPTLPAYAQTPIPQTVYFPSADGKTELVGYLFMPVTPGPYPAVVMLHGRGGPYSANINAACSQVGRDQKSPCDGTNLSKRHMMWGEYWATHGYVALHVDSFGPRGRGHGYGRGTHGEPDRDAVNELTVRPLDATGALTYLVQRKDILPNHVMLQGWSNGGSTALNVMLRQTQSNAASAAPEFRAALVFYPGCGPRALASQRYQANSPIWIFLGSDDEEVSPSVCANILRNTRSMESKGHDTKRVEVVWYDGATHDFDDPGAKRQAIANNRIAKDDSMRRAAGLFDDLP